A stretch of the Bdellovibrio sp. 22V genome encodes the following:
- a CDS encoding prenyltransferase, whose translation MSELITLSKNSPEFDSYLLGTFAEDKRALPVQTLNVNSASETVTFRIVSTQGIKKPSALLVLLQTFKVRSFFFVLVPLFLVLTKNIVDQTMLDPLTTLIATVGVLLAFIAVNLRNDYMDHMKGVDRVLDRSGSRAIQNGWVTAAQVKSYSSVFLLLSILCAVPLVFAFPILAVVIALGLAIGVWAQFKKQNSFKYRIGGEVALFVMLGPLLTVGYQLAMGAPFDQESVWIGCVWGWLVLFVVHLRNFVNILPSSQARFTNTVTWLGFDKSRRMIAGWWVLFVLFNLAYHIWFAGFYWGFYLSLVLAFISINFVLKLKAISSSVGSELRAVFRSGFYLFLLTIGLWVFECLWYLLQ comes from the coding sequence GTGAGCGAGTTGATTACGCTTTCTAAGAACTCGCCGGAATTCGATTCTTATCTCCTTGGAACTTTTGCGGAAGATAAACGGGCTTTGCCTGTGCAGACCCTCAATGTGAACTCCGCTTCTGAAACGGTCACGTTTCGTATTGTTTCCACACAGGGAATTAAAAAGCCGTCGGCTTTGTTAGTGCTGCTGCAGACTTTCAAAGTGCGCAGTTTCTTTTTTGTCCTTGTGCCTCTGTTTTTGGTTCTCACTAAGAATATCGTTGATCAAACGATGCTGGATCCTTTGACCACTTTGATTGCCACGGTCGGAGTGCTGCTTGCATTCATCGCGGTGAACTTGCGCAATGATTATATGGATCACATGAAGGGTGTGGACCGTGTTTTGGATCGCAGCGGGAGCCGCGCGATCCAAAATGGCTGGGTGACGGCAGCGCAGGTGAAATCTTATTCTTCTGTGTTTTTGCTTTTGTCCATTCTTTGCGCCGTTCCTTTGGTGTTTGCGTTTCCGATTTTGGCCGTCGTTATTGCGCTGGGTTTGGCCATCGGCGTATGGGCACAGTTTAAAAAACAAAACTCTTTTAAGTATCGTATTGGCGGCGAAGTCGCTTTGTTCGTGATGTTGGGTCCGCTTCTCACAGTCGGTTATCAGTTGGCGATGGGCGCCCCTTTTGATCAGGAAAGTGTTTGGATCGGCTGCGTGTGGGGATGGCTGGTTCTTTTCGTCGTTCATTTGCGCAACTTTGTGAATATCCTGCCAAGCAGCCAAGCTCGCTTTACGAACACCGTGACCTGGTTGGGATTTGATAAATCCCGTCGTATGATTGCGGGTTGGTGGGTTCTTTTTGTTCTCTTTAATCTCGCTTACCATATTTGGTTTGCAGGTTTTTATTGGGGCTTTTACCTTTCTTTGGTTCTGGCATTTATCTCTATTAACTTTGTTTTGAAGTTGAAGGCGATTTCAAGTTCCGTGGGAAGTGAACTGCGCGCCGTATTTCGTTCGGGCTTTTATCTGTTTCTTTTGACCATAGGCCTTTGGGTGTTTGAATGTCTGTGGTATCTGCTTCAGTAA
- a CDS encoding class I SAM-dependent methyltransferase has protein sequence MSVVSASVSEPSLCVIGSAEALEKSQRWAEFLKAPLNPSSSENFFFHFHVEADRVYVRDREKRLLEIDFDKNHLDYERKGHRGKNELIAKALGVAKGYRKILDLSVGLAVDSVFLTQLGFEVTGVERSPVLYALLKEAFAKTSKDYLKSYQLHFANSLDFLREQKGKMEIDCIYFDPMYPHKKKSALPKQEMVVFRDLVGHDEDAAEVLKVALQWPVQRVVVKRPVHAEELLPGVRHSYEGKVVRYDTYVVG, from the coding sequence ATGTCTGTGGTATCTGCTTCAGTAAGCGAACCGAGCCTTTGTGTGATCGGATCTGCCGAAGCGTTGGAAAAATCCCAGCGCTGGGCTGAGTTTCTAAAAGCGCCTCTAAATCCTTCTTCTTCTGAAAATTTCTTTTTTCATTTCCACGTCGAAGCCGACCGCGTGTACGTCCGGGACCGCGAAAAGCGTTTATTGGAAATCGACTTCGACAAAAATCATCTCGACTATGAACGCAAAGGCCATCGCGGGAAAAATGAATTGATCGCGAAAGCTTTGGGAGTCGCCAAAGGTTACAGAAAGATTCTCGATCTTTCTGTCGGTCTGGCCGTGGATAGCGTCTTTTTGACTCAGCTGGGATTTGAAGTGACGGGTGTGGAAAGATCGCCGGTTTTGTATGCACTTCTGAAAGAAGCTTTCGCAAAAACTTCCAAGGACTATCTAAAGTCTTATCAGTTGCACTTTGCCAACAGTTTGGATTTTTTGCGCGAACAAAAAGGAAAAATGGAAATAGACTGTATCTATTTCGATCCGATGTATCCGCATAAAAAGAAATCCGCTTTGCCCAAGCAAGAGATGGTGGTTTTTCGCGATCTGGTTGGTCATGACGAAGATGCCGCCGAAGTTTTGAAAGTGGCTTTGCAGTGGCCGGTGCAGCGAGTGGTGGTGAAAAGACCGGTGCATGCGGAAGAACTTCTTCCGGGAGTTCGCCATTCATACGAAGGAAAGGTGGTTCGCTATGATACTTATGTGGTTGGGTAG
- a CDS encoding SpoIIE family protein phosphatase produces MANDNDSKERISELEHELAVKEAELHRYRLELSKANAALEKMISQISQELKLAQTMQKFLSPTELPNVQGFEFSTKFLPGTRSGGDYFDIFEHEDKLKFGILVSSASGYSLSSLLLSMIIKISSQMEARRGLEAHKVVALLAKEVVPSIQNEDKASLFYGVVDRRNYEMQYCSVGVIDGFLQVYGQDGLVELLPTGPSLGRDFNTEPQSRTVQLNPRDRLIIATEGLKMSQNSLGVNWGGHGLSEAITRAPKQGVHELRNEILFANEKYTGKQDPVRDQTLIITEVKDKVIKLAAR; encoded by the coding sequence ATGGCAAACGATAACGACTCTAAAGAACGTATTTCAGAACTTGAACACGAACTCGCGGTGAAAGAGGCGGAACTTCACCGTTATCGTTTGGAGCTTTCTAAGGCCAATGCCGCTCTTGAAAAAATGATTTCGCAAATCAGTCAGGAATTGAAACTCGCGCAGACGATGCAAAAGTTTCTTTCTCCAACTGAGCTTCCCAATGTTCAAGGTTTTGAATTCAGCACAAAGTTTTTGCCCGGCACGCGATCGGGCGGTGATTACTTTGATATTTTTGAACACGAAGACAAGCTCAAGTTTGGAATCCTCGTTTCCAGCGCCAGCGGGTATTCTTTATCCTCGTTGTTGCTTTCGATGATTATTAAGATTTCCTCGCAAATGGAAGCGCGTCGTGGACTCGAGGCGCATAAAGTTGTTGCTCTACTGGCGAAAGAAGTCGTGCCGAGTATTCAGAACGAAGACAAAGCGAGTCTCTTTTATGGAGTTGTGGATCGCCGCAATTATGAGATGCAATATTGTTCTGTCGGCGTGATCGACGGGTTCTTGCAAGTCTATGGTCAGGACGGTTTAGTGGAGCTTCTGCCCACGGGCCCGAGCCTCGGTAGAGATTTTAACACGGAGCCTCAAAGTCGCACCGTTCAACTTAATCCCCGTGATAGACTTATCATCGCAACAGAAGGTTTGAAGATGTCGCAGAACTCCCTGGGTGTAAATTGGGGAGGGCATGGCTTGTCGGAGGCAATTACTCGGGCTCCGAAGCAGGGCGTGCATGAATTGCGCAACGAAATCCTCTTTGCCAACGAGAAGTACACCGGAAAACAGGACCCGGTTCGGGATCAGACGCTGATTATCACCGAAGTCAAAGACAAGGTGATTAAGTTAGCAGCTCGGTGA